In the genome of Cupriavidus sp. WKF15, the window CGGACGGATAGCTATGGCGGGTCAATTGAAAACCGGGCGCGGTTGCTCCTTGAGGTAACGGTGGCGCTGATCGAAATTTGGGGCGCCGATCGCGTCGGTGTTCGACTGTCGCCGTTCGGCACGTACAACGATGTCGGTGACGACGATCCGATTGCCCTTTATAGCTATGTCCTCACTCAGCTTGGCGAGCTTGGTATTGCCTACGCTCACCTGATCGAAGCACGTGATGGCGCGGGGATGGAAATCGATGCCCCGCAGGCAGTGGACCAGCTCAGGCCCTTCTGGCACAAGACCTTGATCGTTGCGGGAGGCTTCACGGCCGAGTCGGCGGATGACGCGATCCGCTCGGGTCGCGCCGATGCGGTGGCCTTTGGAAGGCAGTTCATCGCCAACCCGGACCTGCCTCACCGGCTTAAGGTGGGCGCTTCGCTGAATGCCTATGACCGTTCGACGTTCTACGGTGGGGGCGCCGCAGGTTACATCGACTATCCAGCGCTGGAGACGGCACGCGCGGCAGAGTGACCGCCGGGCCCGAACTGGGGCCTTGACTCGCAAGCCAGCAACAATTCCCAATGACCCAGGAGTACCGAATGCATGTAGCTCTACTGGCATCCACAGGCCGTGCAGGCCGAACCATCCTCGATGAGCTCGTTCGGCGCGGCCATCATGTCACGGCAGTGGCGCGAAACCTGGACAAGCTTCCTGAGGGCCTTCCCGAAACTGTCACGGCGGTGCAGGACGGCCTGACGAGCGTCGACCGCATCGCGGAAATTATTCGCGGAGCGGATGCGGTGGTGAGCGCCTTTGGTCCATCGAGCAGTGATCCGCGCTATTCGACGGATATTAGCTATACGGATCAAATGGTCAGTGTTACCGAGCGACTGATTGCCGCGGTTCGCGAGGCCGATGCACCTCGCCTGATTGTGGTGGGAGGAGCCGGATCCCTTGAGTTCTCTCCCGGCGTGACTGTACTTAAGTCTGGCTATTGGCCGGAGCCTTACGTCAACATCGCCACTTCTCACATGAAGGCCTTTGCCGCGCTGCGGGCATCCGACATCAACTGGACATACTTCAGCCCGCCCATGTTGATCACCCCTGGTGAGCGAACCGGTCAGTTCCGCCTGGGGGGCGACAGCCTTATCAAGGATGCGGAGGGGAAAAGCCTGATCTCGTTCGAAGACTATGCGGTCGCGCTGGTCGACGAACTCGAAAAGCCAGCGCACGAGCGCGCCCGCTTCACCGCCGGCTACTAACAGCGTTCTGGTACTGGCGAATCCCGATGGCTGCCGCAGCCTAGCCGGTCAGGTATTCATCCCAACCTGGAACAACAAACATGCGTATTCGATTTATCAATCGGATGGCCCACTCCCGGCGTCGAGCCATCCTGGGCCTGGCCGCCATGCCGCTGGTGGTCGCGAGCGCCTTCGCGCAAGACTGGCCCAGCAAGCCCATCAAGCTGATCGTGCCGTTCCCGCCGGGCGGTCCCACGGATACTGCATCGCGCATCGTGGCACAGAAACTGGGCGAGGCGCTCAAACAGCCGGTGGTGGTGGAAAACCGGGCTGGCGCATCAGGCTCCACCGCCGCCTCGCAGGTGGCCAGGGGCACGCCCGACGGCTACACGCTGATGATGCTGGCCATGCCTACGCTGTTAGCGCCGCATTTGTATAAGAGGGCGGGATATGACACCACCAAGGACTTCACGCCCGTTGCGACCATTTATGACCTGCCGATCGTGATGGTGGTCAACCCGACGGCGCTGCCCAACGTGACGGATCTGTCCAAGCTGATCGCGCAGGCCAAGGGCCAGCCTGGCAAGCTCAATTACACCAGTGCGGGCGCGGGCAGCTTCGGCCACCTGAGCATGGAACTGCTCAAGCAGATCGGCGGATTTGACATGCAGCACGTGCCATACAAGGGCGCCGCGCCCGCGATCAGCGACACCCTCGGTGGGCAGGTGCCCGTGATGTACGCCGACCTAATTGGCGCACTGCCGCACATCCAGGCAGGGAAGCTGCGTGCGATCGCGATCGGCTCGCCGCAGCGCGTGAGTATCCTGCCCGATGTCAAGACCATTGCCGAGCAGGGCTTCCCGGGCTACGACGCGGTGTCCTGGGGCGGCCTGTTGGCGCCGCCGGGAACGCCCAAAGAGGTGGTGGACCGCATCTCCGGCGAGGTCGGCAAGATCCTGGCCAACAAGGATGTCCAGAACAAGCTGCTGAAGGCCGGGGCCATCGCCAACTTCCAGCCGCCAGCGCAGATGAGCCAGCGCATCGGCCAGGACTACGCCAAGTGGGGCAAGGTGATCCGCGACAAGGGTATCGCGGCCGAGTAAGACGCTGGCGGTACCGACGTTACCTTGGGGTACTACAAAAGCGATTGCGCGGCGGTGGATCTTGGTGATTCTTCCACGCGTTAAGTGATGAGTACCGTCGTATATGCGCACGCAATCTGATAAAGGATGTCAACGATGCGTTATCTTTCGTTACCCCACGGCGTGGGCGAAGTCGATTCCTACGTGGGCAGGCCGGCGGCGGAAAGGCGCTGCTCGGTGGCAGAGGCGACGCGAGTGGTCGGCGACCGATGGGCGATCCTTGTCATGCGCGAAGCGTTCTACGGGCGTTCCCGTTTCGAGGAATTCGAAAGATCGCTTGGCGTCGCGTCAAATGTCCTGAGCGGACGTCTCAAGTCGCTTGTCGGCGCAGGCCTGCTGGAACGTCGGGCGAGTGTCGAGGCAAAGCGGCCTAGCTACCACCTGACGGAGAAGGGACGCGCCTTCTTCCCGGTCTACTTGGCGCTCAAGTGCTGGGCAGACGACTGGTCGAGTAGCCAGGAAGGCGTCGTGACGGAGACGGGAACGCCGAGCAGCACCGGGTTCGCCTCCGCGGCTGCCATCCGTGCAGGCAGAGAAGGGGTGCGCGCAGGCGCTCGCTTCGTTGGGACGGGCGACCGTGGCCACGCGGCGAAGTGACGAACCTTCCGCGTTGCGCGGCAGCAGGGAGTGACCACGAGCTCATCCGAGCGAGCGGCACGAACCGTTGTCCGGCCATGCGAAAAGGGGCGGTTAAATCGCGTTTCTGTCGTCGCGCAGGTGATCGTTCCGGAGCATTATTATGGGCATCACGGATTCCATCGCCCATCGCGGTTGTCTGCCTTCGCGGTTTATGTCCTGAATCGCGCCATGTCTGTCATTTGAGTGGCGACGTCAAGCGCCAATCATTAGTAAGACCCAATCAAGGAGATCATCATGATCCAAGTCGACAAAGTTCTTTACATCGGCAAGACCCACACCACGGGTGGACGCGACGGCGCGGCCCGCAGCGCGGATGGGCGCCTCGACGTCAAGCTGTCGCCCCCTGGTGGCGCAGGCAGTGGAACCAATCCGGAACAACTATTTGCCGCTGGCTGGTCGGCCTGCTTCATCGGCGCGATCGGCCTCGCCGCCCGCGCGAGAGGCGTGACGCTGCCGCCTGACCTGGCGGTCAACGCCGAAGTGGATCTGGGCATGGCAGGCGAAGCCTTCCTCCTGCAGGCTCGCCTGAACGTCAGCATGCCCGACATCGACGCGGCGACTGCAAGAGCGCTGGTGGATGCGGCTCACCAGACCTGCCCCTATTCGAAGGCCACTCGCGGCAATATCGGCGTGGAGATCAACGTGGTGCAAGCCGCTTGACCTTTGCCGGCCAACTCGTCATTCCAATGTCACCACCGATTCATGCGCTTAAGGAAAGCTCGATGACACTGTTCAACAACCCGACTCCTGAGGAGAACCGGTTCACGCGACGCCATTTTCTCGGGGTCTCCGCAGCAGCGGCAGGCTACGGCATGGGCCTGATGTCGCTGTCCGGCGAAGCGTCGGCCGCAACCACTGGTGCCGGGAAGCCCGACGCCATCCGCCCATTCAGTGTCTCCTTCCCGCAGGAGGCCCTGACGGACCTGCGCCGGCGTATCGCTGCCACCCGTTGGCCATCACGTGAAACCGTGGACGATGCATCGCAAGGCGTGCGGCTGGCGACGATGCAGAGGCTCGCCGACTACTGGGCGACCCGGCACGACTGGCGCAAGGCAGAGGCCAGGTTGAATGCGTTGCCGCAATTCATGACGACCATCGATGGCGTCGATATTCATTTCGTCCACGTTCGCTCGAAGCATCCGGGTGCGCTGCCAGTCATCATCACCCATGGATGGCCCGGATCGGTGATAGAGCAGTTGAAGGTCATCGGGCCACTCACAGACCCGACGGCTCACGGCGGCCAAGCCTCCGATGCGTTCGATGTGGTGATCCCGTCGATTCCTGGTCACGGATTCTCCGGCAAGCCAACGACCACGGGCTGGGATCCTGTGCGTATTGCCCGCGCATGGATCGTGCTGATGAACCGCCTCGGTTACAAGCAGTACGTGGCGCAAGGTGGAGACTGGGGCGATGCCATCACCGAGCAGATGGCGCTGATCGCGCCCCCGGAACTGCTTGGCATTCACGTCAATATGCCCGCCACCCTGCCGGCCGACATATCGAAGGCGCTCAAGTACAACGAACCGGCACCGGCGGGACTCTCTGCTGACGAACGGCACGCATACGAGCAGCTCGACACCTTCTACAAGCACGGACTCGGCTACGCTATCGAGATGGCGAACCGTCCCCAGACGCTCTACGGGATCGAAGATTCCCCCATCGGGTTGGCTGCCTGGATGCTCGATCATGATGCCGCGAGCCAGGCGATGATCGCCCGCGTGTTCGATGGCAAGAGCGAAGGTCTCACGCGTGACGACATCCTCGACAACGTGACGCTGTACTGGCTGACAAGGACTGCCGTCTCGTCGGCGCGCCTGTACTGGGAAAACAATCTGGCGTTCTTCGACGTCAAGCACCTCGCCATACCGGTAGCCGTCAGCGTCTTCCCGGACGAGATCTACGCGGCGCCGCGAAGCTGGGCCGAGCGTGCCTACCCGAAGCTCATCCACTACAACCGTCTGCCGAAAGGCGGCCACTTTGCCGCATGGGAACAGCCGATGGTCTTTGCCGACGAACTGCGCGCGGGCCTCAGGACGTTGCGAGATGGTAAATCTGCATGAGGCGGCACCGGTCCTTTGGACCTGATGGGATTAGTGGAAGAGCAAAAGGGTACAAGATGAGGTTATCAATCAAATGTTTACTGGGCTTCGCCATCGCGGCGGCGTTCACCGTCGCCGCCTTCGCCTCTCGCGAAGCCCCGACACCGGCGCGCGGCTCGGGCAAGGCAGTGACAATGCCTGAAACAAGGGGAATCAGTTTGCGCGTGGCCGGGACGGCCGGAACCTGATGGCAAGGCTATCGCCGGCCTCCGTTAAGAACCACTGGCATCCCGCGCCTGTGGGACTATCTGGCATGCAGATCAGCCTCCAGCATGACTGGATTGACCAGGATCCATGAACTGTCTTGACGAATCAAGTGACGGCAGCGTTACGAGGCCCATCCCGCTACCCCGGCGGCGTGGCCTCCTGTTCCCCGCGTTTGCGTGGACGGGCTTCTCGTCCGCATTTGCCTCTATCATCGTCGGCGGTTACCTGCAGGCCTCCCTGGACACGTTCGACGCGCTGTTTGCGGCGATCCTCGGCAACTGGATTCTCTTCATCTATTCGGCGGCAATAGGTTTCGCCGCCGGGCGCTGGGGCCTGAGTTCGCAACTCGTGCTGGAAGGCGTCTTTGGCCGCTGGGGTGCCGTCATGCCCGGCGCGTTGCTGGGGGCGCTAGTTACGGGCTGGTTCGCGTTCCACGTTGCCGTGACGGCGAACATCCTGGTCACCGCGCTGCACGTGCAGGGCGAATCGGCGCTCGCAATCTGCCTCATAGGCGTCCTGTTCGCGATGCCGGTCATCGTCCGCATCAGCCGCGGCTTCAACATGACCGCGATCGGGATCCCTGCGATGGCCATATTCGCCATCGTCGTCTTCGCGCATCGGCTCGCACCCAGGTGGGACGCGCTGCTGGATGGTCCGATCGGCGGGCCGATGCCGTTCGGAACGGGCGTGTGCATTGCCTTCGGCACCTTCGTGGTGAGCGGTACGATGACGGGCGACATCGTAAGGTATTGCCGCACCGGCAACGAAGCGGTACAGGCGACGGCATTCGGTTTCCTGTTCGCGAACCTGCCGTTCCTGATCCTGGGTGTACTGCTGGCGGCATCAGGCATCAAGGTGAACGACCTCTTCACTGCGGGCAATGCGCTGTCGTGGCTGCTGCTTGCGCTTGTCATCATCGCCAACTGGACCACCTGCGATGCGTGCCTGACAAACGCCGCCGTGACGTTCAAGAGTGCGTTTCCGACACTGCGCTGGATGGGTGTCGCGGGCGCCGCTACGCTCCTTGGCATTTTGCTCGCCATCACCAATAGCGTTGGCGATGTGTCCGGCTGGACGCTGCTGCTCACAGCCATGGCATCTCCGATCGGCGGTGTGATCATCGCGGATTACTACGTCGTGCGCGTACGGGCGGGTTTTTCGCGCGCACGGACAGCGTCGGTGAACATGGCGGCATTGCTCGCCACCGGAGCAGGGATGCTGGTGGCGTTGCTCTGTCACCGGCTGATTCCGGGCGTGGTCACACCGCTGGTTAGTGCGCCCGTTGCCGGATGCCTCTATCTCGTCATGTCCGGCATCGCTTCACGTCAGCTTGGCGCAGATCTCGGCGGCCAGTCTGCCGGGGCGGAAGCGCTCGACTGATACGTATGTTCGGCGCCCGAAGCAGAACGGTCACTCCGCGTCCCCCTGCCGAGGCGAGAACCGCCATTGTGGTGATCGTACTCATCTCCTCGCTCGCGTATCTGCTATTCCAGGCACGCAAGGACGCACTCGACAATCTGCTACTGCATCAGGCACGTCTTGCCATCCAGTTTGCTTCTGCCGAACTCCGTTCCGATACGTCGGGGGGCGCGACGCTTATCGACGACGGCGAATTCCGTTCGGGAAACCCGCTCGCCGGCATCTCCGCATGGCCGGGGCAGATGACGACCGCCATTCCGCTCGCATCGGGCTGCGCGGCAAGTCCGCTTTGCGATGATTTGTCGGGAGTGCGGAGCGAGGACACCAAAGGCCGGTTCGTCATCCGGAATGGGGCGCTATTCGCTTCGCTTCATGGCAGCAAGGTCGTCGTCACGACGTCCGCGCCACTCTCGGCGCTGACGGCGGGCCTGTTCGGCCGTCTTGCGATGGATATTGCAGGGGTGTTCTTCCTTGGGTGTCTGCTCCTGCTGGTGCGCGAGAGCCGCCTGAGCGACTACTCGGTTCACCGCCTCCTAGACGCTTCTCCCATTCCGCTTCTTTTGATCGATGCGCAAGGGCAGGTCGAATTCGCCAACCGCCAGGCGATTGACCTCTTTCTGGACGACCCGCTGCGCACTCCGGGACGGCTGCAGGAAGCACTGCGGCGCGAGGGGGAACTGTTCACCTGGCTGGTCTCTGAACAGGGAACGGGCGACGCGACCGAGACCTGCGAATTCGAGACTGGCAGGCAGGCAGGTGCAGTGCGCCACCTGCTGGTCTCGCGACAGTCGCTGGCGGTTCGCTCGAAGCGCATGATCATCGCGAGTGTGGCGGACATTACGGTGAGGCATGAAGCCGAGAGCGCGCTCGTCAAGGCGAAGAACGCGGCGGAGGCGCTCGAGCGGATGAAGTCCGAATCGCTTGCAATGATGAGCCATGAACTGCGCACGCCCGTCAACGGGGTGCTCGGGCTTGCGCAACTGCTGGTCCAATATGAGCTCCCCGATGGCGCGGCCCAGATCGTGCGGCGGATGATCCAGGCAGGCAAGACGCTGGCCGTCATCATCAACGATATTGTCGATTTTGCGTTGCTCGAGGTTCGGCACATCCGGCTGGAGCGGCGCCGCTTCGATCTGCGTGAGGTGATCACGAGCGCGGCCACACTGGCGAGCGCGGCTGCCGCGGAGAAGGGATTGATGGTCCGCGTGAGCGCGCTCGCGCCGTTGCCGCCAGCCGTGTTCGGTGACCCTGCACGCTTGCAGCAGATCATCATCAACCTCGTCGGCAATGGCATCAAGTTCACTGACGCCGGGCATATCGAGGTCAGGACGGATGTCACTGGCCGCGTCAACGATTCGATCGAAATCGTCATCGACGTAGCCGACACGGGGATCGGCATTGCGCCAGAAGTCATCCCGCAGCTCTTCCGGCCGTTCTCGCAGGCGGAAGCCGGACATGAAAGGCGCTTTGAAGGAACCGGCCTTGGCCTCGCCATTAGCAAGGGCCTTGCCGAAGCTATGGGCGGCTCGATTTCGGTGCGCAGCATGATCGGGGAAGGCACGACCTTCTCGGTGCGCCTGCCGTTCGACCTTGCGCTGGGTAAAGCGGAGCGCGCACCGAGGCCGGCGCCTGCCTCGCGCGTGCTGGTTGTCGACGACGTGGCGCTGAATCGCGATGTCGTGGGCGAATTGCTGCGCGCCGAAGGATGCGATGTGACGACTGCCGGCTCTGGGCAGGAGGCGCTGGATATCCTCAAGACCCGACAATTCGACCTGATATTGATGGACATCCGCATGCCCGTGATGGACGGTCTTGCCACCACCGCCGCGATCCGGTCGAGCCGCGAGCCGAACCGGCATACAGGTCCGATACTCGGGCTGACGGCGAATCCGCTGCCGACCGACAGACCGCTCTATTTGCTGCGCGGCATCGACGGAATCATCGAAAAGCCGGTCGAGGTGGAAGCGCTGCGCTCGGCGCTGAGGCAGGTGGCGCTGCCGGTGACATCCGCTGCCATCGAAGAGCCGGAGCGCCTCAGCCGGCTGCGCCAGAAGCTCGGGCAGGATCGCACCCTGCGCATCGTCGTGGCGTTCTCGCAAACGGCGGCCGATGCAGTGGAAGGCATCGCGACCGGCTGCGCCCGCGCCGCGCTGGACACGGTCGCGGAAGGCGCGCATCGCCTTGCGGGCGCCGCATCGAACGTCGGATTTGACCAGTTGGCGGAGGCGGCCGCTAGGCTCGAGCAGATTGCCCGGACAGGCAGCGCCACAGAAGTCCTGGATGCGGCGTTGACGGTCGTGACGATCTACCGGGACGTGGAGCGCTTCGTGGGCGTCCTAATATCGCCCGCGGCCGCCGGGCCCGAGAACAGATACCCGGTGCCGTGAACCGTCTTGATCAGGTGCGGGTTGTCGGGGTCCGCCTCGATCTTGCGACGCAAACGACGCACCAGCGTGTCGACCGTCCGGTCCATTGACTCGAAGCGGCGCCGCTTGATTGCCGAGATCAGCCGCTCCCGCGACATAACGTGGCCTGCGTTCCTGACGAGTACCAGAAGAAGGTCAAACTCCGCGGTCGTGAGTGGCACGTTCTCACCTGCCGGATCGGTCAGGCTGCGGCCACGCGTGTCGAGCCGGAACTGGCCGAACGACAGCGTCGAGGGCGCAGCGACGCCGCGGCTGTGTTCCACACGCCGCAGCAGGTTGCGCACGCGCGGCAGCAGTTCACGTTCATCGATGGGCTTCGCAATGTAGTCGTCCGCGCCATATTCGAGGCCGAGAATGCGATCCACCCGGTCGTTGCGGCCCGTGATCAGGATGATGCCCATTTCGGACTTCTCGCGCAGGTCGCGCGTCAGCGACAGGCCATCGCGGCCTGGCAGCCGGATATCCAGCAGCACGAGATCCACGGGACGGACGAGCATCAGGCGGTCGAGTTCGTCGGCATCGGCGGCACAACAGATATCGTAGCCCTCCGCCTCCAGAAAGCCTTCCAGTGTTTCGCGAATGGACGGATCGTCGTCGACCACGGCAATGCACTGGTCTGTCCGGCTGTGCTGCATGGGGTCCTCGCGAAGTCTTCGGCCACCTGTCCGGGGCGCCGGCCGACGCTCGTGCGTCTCATGTCGTTTTTGCGCCTCTATTCACAAATTTTAACAAACCGCCATAGCTTGTTCAATTTGCGGGGCAGACTCGTTCACAAGATCGCCCGATAGTGAGGTCACCACCCCAACAAAACTGCTACAGGGATTGACCATGGATATCAAGCAACAGATTTGCGGCATGGACGCGGTCGGCCTCGCAAGGGCCATGCGCAGCAAGGAGCTTTCGCCCGTCGAAGTGGTCGAGGCCCATCTGACGCGGATGGAGGCTGTCGAGCCGGCGATCCATGCGTTCTGCACCATCACGGCGCAAGCGGCGCGCGACCAGGCCCGCCAGGTGGAGGCGCGCATCCTGCGTGGCGATGAGGTCGGTCCCTTGGCAGGCGTGCCCGTCGGCATCAAGGACCTGGTTTGCACGGCTGGCATCAGGACGGCTTCCGGATCTCCCGCATACAGGGATTTCGTGCCCGACGAAGACGACGTCGTGGTCGAGCGCCTGAAGCAGGCCGACGCTATTATCGTCGGCAAGACCAACGTCCCGGAATTCGGATACAGCGGTGTCGGCCACGACCCAATATTCGAAACCACCCGGAACCCATGGAACCTGGACATGACGCCGGGCGGCTCCAGCGCAGGCTCCGGCGCGGCGGTGGCAAGCGGAGAGGTTCCGTTTGCCATCGGCAGCGACGGCGGCGGGTCGATCCGCATTCCGGCGGCGCACTCGGGAATCTACGGCATCAAGCCGTCGATGGGACGCGTGCCGCTTTACCCCGGTTGTCGCGATGAACGCTATCCGGGGGTGTCGAGCTGGGAGAGCCTCGAACATATCGGCCCGATGAGCCGGACCGTGGCGGACAGCGCCCTGATGCTGTCGGTCATCGCAGGCCCCGATTCGCGCGACCGCCATTCGCTGCCAACCGCTGGCTTCGATTGGCGCCAGGCGCTCGATGGCGACCTGAAAGGGCTGCGCGTCGCGTACAGCCCGGACTGGGGCTACGCGGCCGTCGACCCGCAGGTGCGACGCGTCGTTGATGACGCCGTGCGTGTCTTCGAACGCGATCTCGGCTGCAGCGTCGAGATCGCGCATCCCGGCTGGAGCGATCCCTTCGACGCGTTCTGGGCAATCGTCGCGATGGATACCGACCTCAAGGGCATGCGCGAAATGGTGGCGCAATGGGGAAAGGAGATGTCGCCACACCTGGTCGCATTGCTGAATCATCCGTGGACGGCGGAGGACTTCACCAATGCAATGGTGACTCGTAAGAGCGTGGTAAACAAGATGTGGCGCTTCATGGCGAACTATGACCTCCTGCTCACGCCGACGCTGGCGGTTCCGCCGTTCCCGGTGCATTGCCAGGGTCCCGAGAAAATCGACGGACGCATGGTTGCGCCGACACAGTGGCTCGCCTTCACCTATCCGATCAACCTGACTGGACAGCCGGCAGCCTCGGTGCCCGCGGGCTTCACCAGCGATGGGTTGCCGGTCGGCCTGCAAATCGTCGGGCGTCATCTCGATGATCCGTTAGTGCTGCGCGCGTCGGCGGCGTTCGAGCGGGCGCGTCCGTGGCGCAACACGTTGCCGCCGCTGCTCAAGGACCTCGGTCTCGTGCAGTGACCCGCCTGTCTAGTAAAGAAACCCAGGGGAACACCATGACCCATCCAACCGATCAGCATGGGCTCGACGAAGAGTTCGAGCACAAGCCCGTCCCGCTCTCGCATCGTCATCGGCTGTCGTCGGTAGCGGCGGTGTGGTTCGGCTTTCCAATGATCATTACGAACGCGGTATTCGGCGGGATCATCGCCTATAACCTCGGCTTCTCGCGAGCGCTGCTCGCGATCCTGATGGGCAATGCGATCCTGCTCGCCTACGTCGGCACGCTGAGCTTCATCGCCGGCAGTACCGGGCGCAATTTCGGGCTCCAGGCCGAACGCACGTTTGGCAGGAAGGGCTATGCGGTCACTTCCGGCTTCCTCGCGAGCGTCGTCGTGGGATGGTACGCGTTCCAGACGGGCCTCACCGGCACGACGGTCCATGCGTCGTTCGGCTGGAACGAAACGGCCACCATCATTGGCGCCACCGTGCTCTACACCGGCGTGACGTTCATCGGCATTCGCGCCCTGTCGATCGTCGGCATGATCGCCGCGCCGCTCTACGTGGTGCTCGGCCTCGTGGCGTTGTACCTGATCGGATCGGAGCATTCGCTGGGAGCCGTGTTTCACTACGACGGGCTTGGGGTGGGCAGCATGATGTCCTTCGGCGGCGCGGTCACGTTGGTGGTGGCGACCTTTGCCGATTCCGGCACGATGACCGCAGACTTCACCCGCTGGTCAAAGGACGGAAGGAGTGCAGTCTACGCGACGCTGACGGCGTTTCCGTTTGCGAACATAACAGCCCAGCTTTTTGGCATCCTGATCGTATGCGCGGGCGCTGCCGCGGCGCCGGCCACGCAGGGGGGCGACTTCATGTCGGTGCTCACCGGACATGGGGGCTTGCTGTCGGCCATTGCGCTGGTGTTCGTCTTTGTGAACCTGGGGTCCGTATGCACGCATTGCCTCTACAACGGTGCGGTTGGCTGGGGACGCATCGCGAGCAAGAAGATGCGAACCATGACGGTCCTGCTTGGCCTGCTTGGCGGGTTGCTGGCCGTGGCCGGCGTGTGGAGCCTGTTCCTGGACTGGCTGAACTTGCTCGGCGTGCTGGTACCGCCGATCGGCGCCGTCATCATCGTCGACCAGATATTCGTTCGGCATTACTCGCATGACGATG includes:
- a CDS encoding NAD(P)H-binding protein; protein product: MHVALLASTGRAGRTILDELVRRGHHVTAVARNLDKLPEGLPETVTAVQDGLTSVDRIAEIIRGADAVVSAFGPSSSDPRYSTDISYTDQMVSVTERLIAAVREADAPRLIVVGGAGSLEFSPGVTVLKSGYWPEPYVNIATSHMKAFAALRASDINWTYFSPPMLITPGERTGQFRLGGDSLIKDAEGKSLISFEDYAVALVDELEKPAHERARFTAGY
- a CDS encoding tripartite tricarboxylate transporter substrate binding protein, coding for MAHSRRRAILGLAAMPLVVASAFAQDWPSKPIKLIVPFPPGGPTDTASRIVAQKLGEALKQPVVVENRAGASGSTAASQVARGTPDGYTLMMLAMPTLLAPHLYKRAGYDTTKDFTPVATIYDLPIVMVVNPTALPNVTDLSKLIAQAKGQPGKLNYTSAGAGSFGHLSMELLKQIGGFDMQHVPYKGAAPAISDTLGGQVPVMYADLIGALPHIQAGKLRAIAIGSPQRVSILPDVKTIAEQGFPGYDAVSWGGLLAPPGTPKEVVDRISGEVGKILANKDVQNKLLKAGAIANFQPPAQMSQRIGQDYAKWGKVIRDKGIAAE
- a CDS encoding helix-turn-helix domain-containing protein, whose translation is MRYLSLPHGVGEVDSYVGRPAAERRCSVAEATRVVGDRWAILVMREAFYGRSRFEEFERSLGVASNVLSGRLKSLVGAGLLERRASVEAKRPSYHLTEKGRAFFPVYLALKCWADDWSSSQEGVVTETGTPSSTGFASAAAIRAGREGVRAGARFVGTGDRGHAAK
- a CDS encoding organic hydroperoxide resistance protein; the encoded protein is MIQVDKVLYIGKTHTTGGRDGAARSADGRLDVKLSPPGGAGSGTNPEQLFAAGWSACFIGAIGLAARARGVTLPPDLAVNAEVDLGMAGEAFLLQARLNVSMPDIDAATARALVDAAHQTCPYSKATRGNIGVEINVVQAA
- a CDS encoding epoxide hydrolase is translated as MTLFNNPTPEENRFTRRHFLGVSAAAAGYGMGLMSLSGEASAATTGAGKPDAIRPFSVSFPQEALTDLRRRIAATRWPSRETVDDASQGVRLATMQRLADYWATRHDWRKAEARLNALPQFMTTIDGVDIHFVHVRSKHPGALPVIITHGWPGSVIEQLKVIGPLTDPTAHGGQASDAFDVVIPSIPGHGFSGKPTTTGWDPVRIARAWIVLMNRLGYKQYVAQGGDWGDAITEQMALIAPPELLGIHVNMPATLPADISKALKYNEPAPAGLSADERHAYEQLDTFYKHGLGYAIEMANRPQTLYGIEDSPIGLAAWMLDHDAASQAMIARVFDGKSEGLTRDDILDNVTLYWLTRTAVSSARLYWENNLAFFDVKHLAIPVAVSVFPDEIYAAPRSWAERAYPKLIHYNRLPKGGHFAAWEQPMVFADELRAGLRTLRDGKSA
- a CDS encoding cytosine permease produces the protein MNCLDESSDGSVTRPIPLPRRRGLLFPAFAWTGFSSAFASIIVGGYLQASLDTFDALFAAILGNWILFIYSAAIGFAAGRWGLSSQLVLEGVFGRWGAVMPGALLGALVTGWFAFHVAVTANILVTALHVQGESALAICLIGVLFAMPVIVRISRGFNMTAIGIPAMAIFAIVVFAHRLAPRWDALLDGPIGGPMPFGTGVCIAFGTFVVSGTMTGDIVRYCRTGNEAVQATAFGFLFANLPFLILGVLLAASGIKVNDLFTAGNALSWLLLALVIIANWTTCDACLTNAAVTFKSAFPTLRWMGVAGAATLLGILLAITNSVGDVSGWTLLLTAMASPIGGVIIADYYVVRVRAGFSRARTASVNMAALLATGAGMLVALLCHRLIPGVVTPLVSAPVAGCLYLVMSGIASRQLGADLGGQSAGAEALD
- a CDS encoding ATP-binding protein, whose product is MIVLISSLAYLLFQARKDALDNLLLHQARLAIQFASAELRSDTSGGATLIDDGEFRSGNPLAGISAWPGQMTTAIPLASGCAASPLCDDLSGVRSEDTKGRFVIRNGALFASLHGSKVVVTTSAPLSALTAGLFGRLAMDIAGVFFLGCLLLLVRESRLSDYSVHRLLDASPIPLLLIDAQGQVEFANRQAIDLFLDDPLRTPGRLQEALRREGELFTWLVSEQGTGDATETCEFETGRQAGAVRHLLVSRQSLAVRSKRMIIASVADITVRHEAESALVKAKNAAEALERMKSESLAMMSHELRTPVNGVLGLAQLLVQYELPDGAAQIVRRMIQAGKTLAVIINDIVDFALLEVRHIRLERRRFDLREVITSAATLASAAAAEKGLMVRVSALAPLPPAVFGDPARLQQIIINLVGNGIKFTDAGHIEVRTDVTGRVNDSIEIVIDVADTGIGIAPEVIPQLFRPFSQAEAGHERRFEGTGLGLAISKGLAEAMGGSISVRSMIGEGTTFSVRLPFDLALGKAERAPRPAPASRVLVVDDVALNRDVVGELLRAEGCDVTTAGSGQEALDILKTRQFDLILMDIRMPVMDGLATTAAIRSSREPNRHTGPILGLTANPLPTDRPLYLLRGIDGIIEKPVEVEALRSALRQVALPVTSAAIEEPERLSRLRQKLGQDRTLRIVVAFSQTAADAVEGIATGCARAALDTVAEGAHRLAGAASNVGFDQLAEAAARLEQIARTGSATEVLDAALTVVTIYRDVERFVGVLISPAAAGPENRYPVP
- a CDS encoding response regulator transcription factor, with protein sequence MQHSRTDQCIAVVDDDPSIRETLEGFLEAEGYDICCAADADELDRLMLVRPVDLVLLDIRLPGRDGLSLTRDLREKSEMGIILITGRNDRVDRILGLEYGADDYIAKPIDERELLPRVRNLLRRVEHSRGVAAPSTLSFGQFRLDTRGRSLTDPAGENVPLTTAEFDLLLVLVRNAGHVMSRERLISAIKRRRFESMDRTVDTLVRRLRRKIEADPDNPHLIKTVHGTGYLFSGPAAAGDIRTPTKRSTSR